TTGTGGGCGTTTCGGCTACCGGACCCGAAGATGAGAAGGCCACTTATTCCAACTTTGGGCCCTGGGTTAAAGTGTCGGCTCCAGGTGGAAATAACGGCACCGACATCGATTCGACCGTTCCGGGTGGCACTACTAAACTGAAAAAAGGCACCTCGATGGCATCACCTGTGGTGGCTGGTGTTGCTGGACTTGTCTTAGCTTACGATCCCGACCGGTCGGTTGATGCCCTTCGTAACAGCATCATCGCTACCGCCGACAAGCGCGTCTATGATCCAGACATAAATAACGGCATCAACTATCTGTACTACGACCCCCTGGTGGCAGGTTCGCCCCAGCGCTGGCCGCTCCTTGGATCAGGAATTGTCAATGCGGCAGCGGCCCTTGACGGCAAGTCGGCCTCCTACTCGGGCGGTGTTTACGACCGCGTACAGCCTGGCTGTGGAACGGTGGGCGCACAGCGTAGTGAGTCAAAAGCATGGTGGCTCATCCTTTTACCGCTAGTTCTGGTGCTCTTATGAATGCTGTCATCCATTTCTTTGCTGCGGTAGCGTCCATCGTGCTAGTGATCTTCATCTTGCGCCTGCAAAAGCGGCTAGGCTTCGTTACCGACCTTTTAAAAAACCAAAGCCAGCAGTCCGGACCTGAACGGATCCGACTAGTCGATCCAAGCCAATTCCTCACCGAGTTTAGCCGTGTGTTGCATATCCCATTTGAAAATGAATTGGGTGTGCATCTACCAATGTCCCGCATCAGTAGTCGGATCTGGACGGAAACCTTTTTGCGCTGCGGCATCCGCCTGATACGATGCGAGATGGAACCCGGGGGAGCAACGGTCGAGGTTAGACTTAGTGTTCCAGATAGTGCCACCAACGAGCTCGAGAGAGCTCTGTCACAAGCCCTTGGCAACCAAATCCGCGTCATCATAAGCACCATGAAGTCTGGCGCGTCGTAAGCGAATTTCCGCTCAAAAATGACCTGGGAGTAAACGATGAAGTATGCCTCTATGTTACTACTTGCCGTAGCTTTGACAGCCCTCCCCACCGCCTGCAAGACAACGGACAGTCAGACGCAGGAAACGGAGCGGAAGCCACTACCGCCACCACCAGCTATTAACGACAAAATTCCGCTGGACCAGGCCCTCAAGGCGGCTGTCGATTACGGTGGCGATACACTTGTGCAAGTAAAGAAAGAGGTTAAAAGGCGTGAGCAGGGTGTCGCTGCGGCAGATATAGTGCGAGACATGCTGCACAAAAATCTCGCCACTTATGACCATACCCAGCTCATTAACGCCGGTCACCTGTACGTAGCCATGCCAGTGCCCCTGGCGCCCGACTTCTTTCGTGAACTCATCGGATCGGGGCGTAATTTAGCACAGCAGCTTGGGTGGCAACTAGCTGCCGTAAAACCGTCTGCAGCACTTGCTAAGGTTATCGATATCGAGTTGTCCCGAGCCGTGGCGGAGGGTGAAGAGCAGAATATCATGATCCCGCAAATGGCTAATGCCGTGCGCGCTAACCACCTCTACAGTGCATACACCATGATGCGCGTCGGTCTCATGTCTAAGGGCGACGAAGAGTTTGCCCAGGCCATGATTCATCTCGATCCCAAACGGGCATCCGACGACTTCCTCCTCTACTTATCAATCCCTAAAGCAGAGGAACTCAGACAGCTCACGCTCTCAAGCATCAATCTCTATACGGCCATGGCCATTCTGAAACACATGAAATCCTACCCGCCAACGGCCGGCGCCGTGGGTTTTGAGCACCTTTTCTACTTCGCCGTCTCGCGCAATCTGACCTTAGCGGAGCAGGCCCAGGGCGTTGTGGAGGAATACATCCCAGCAAATACCGACTTGCTGGCAGCATTGCTGGCCAAACAAGCTAGCTGGGTACAGATCGCTTATCTTGAGGCGGCTCGGCGCCATATGACGCCTAAACAAGGTATTTTGGTTGGTGAGCTGCAAAGGACCACCGCTGAGACTGACGTCGTAGACGAAATTAAAGAAATGAAGTTTTAGTCGAAACCGTGCTCTGTCGTTGACCAGCGCTCGCCAAACAGTTAGCGTTTAGAGATTATCAATCTTCTTCACGGGCGGCTGGGGATGCAACAACTTACCGCACAAGATTTTGAGTCAATGCTACAAGACTATGGCTGGTCTTATGAGAAGGTTGACGAGCAGCAGTGGCATACGGGATTTCAGGGCGGTCAGCGCTATTTCCCGCTGAGCATTCGACTAAGTCAAACCTGCGTGTCGTTCGAGGTGCGCCCGCTGATCGATCTCTTGGTCGACTCACCTCGGGACCATGGGCTTAGTCGTGAGCTCTTAGAACTTAACAGTCGTCTACAGCTAGCCAAAATCGCAGTCTCTGAGCTAGGCGAAGTCAGTCTGTCGTGCCAGGTGTTAACCAATAATTTCGGCCTGGAGACATTAGGGCGTGTTCTTGGAATTTTGGGCTACTATGCCGACGAGATCGCCCCTGAAATCTATGAAAAATTGGCTACCGGGGGACTAGACGACATCCCGACAATGCTATCGTAAACACCCGCATTAATTGAGATCTGTGTCTGTGTTTGGGCATGTTACCAAATAAAATTCGGCAGTGAGCGCTCATTAGCTGGCTGAATCTCCCGATAAATCGGTTGCCAGGAGGATCATCCTTCCGGCGACAACCATAGGTTTACCGGAATTGTCGCAAGCCAACAGCAAAATGCCGCAGAAACTCGGAAACTACCGCATCATCGAAGAAGTCGGTGTAGGCGGCCTCGGACGCGTGTTTCGTGCCATTGATGAGAGAACTGGCGGGACCGTCGCAGTCAAGGTCTTGCACGATAAATACGCGCAGAACAGGCGATTTCTCGGTATTTTTCACCGTGAGCTCCTAATCATGGCTGGCATGCATCACAAGCACGTGGTTGGGTATTTAGATAGCTACTTCGAACCGCCAAACTGTTTTATCGTGACGGAGTTTGTCGAAGGCTGGTCTGGACACTCCTTCATCAAACAAGCCGGTTTAGTGCCACCGCTCATCGCCCTGAGTATCATTATCGATATGATGAAGGGTATCGATCACCTTCATCTTCACGACACCATTCACTCAGATCTGTCGGCGTCAAATATTCTGATCGATCGCAGCGGGCGCGTGATGGTGACGGACTTTGGGCTCTCTTGTCAGGTAGAAATCGAGGACTACAAAAACTACATGATTGGGACGCCAGGCTACTACTCGCCCGAGCATATATCCGAAGCAGCGATTTGCCCGCAAACGGATATCTACTGCGCTGGATTGATCTTGTATGAAATGATTGCTGGACGCAAAGCGGTGCCGGGTTTGACTGACCGCCAAAAAATCCTTCAGTCGATGCGAAAAATTAGTTTCGACCGACTCAACATCACCGATCGCGCGCTGAACGCCATGATGGTTAAGTTACTGAAACAGTGCTTGCAATTTAACGCCTCCAAACGCCTTCAAACTGCAGAACACATGATGTTTGGCTGCTACGAAATACTCAAGCGCCATAACATTCGCTACGCGAGACACGCCATCAAGAAATTCCTCATCGACCGTAAACTGGTACGCGGGCCTTTCACAGGCCAGGAGCAAGATATCTACCTTGGGTCGATCTTAGCGCCCAAACCCTAAAACCTGCTCCCGCTTGGCTGCTACGCTAGTTGGAGTCGTACGTTCTGGCCGGACGGCGCGTACGCTGCGAATTGCGCATGAAGCGCTTGCCGCGCGCCATTTCGTTAATCGAAAATCCTAGGGTCAAAACCAGCACCAGCACCTTCGCGATCGTCACACTTCCCATGGAGGTAGCTCCCGGTCCGAAAAGAGCGCTTGGTAAAGACGCACCTTGTGTCTATCCGTATTATACAACGTCATGGGCATTTCGACGTTGAGTTCTTCGGTGGTCATAAGCTTGATGCCAGCAGAGCGTAGCATCTCGAGTAACTTGACTTCAAACCCGGTCAAATCAAAGCGGCCGGGGTAAAGGAAGTCATCACCGGTCACCCGCGCCTTGACGCGGACGAAAATGCCAAAGGGGCCAACGATCGAAAGATCCAGGCGCCACATGGCGTTTTGTCCACGCACGAGATAGCTGAAGCAGACGTCATCTTCGGCCTCAACCAATTCTTCGATCACGGCAAAATCACGGAGCCGCTTGATCATGGGGTCGTAAGGACGTGAGCCGAAGGCTCGCTTGACGAAGCTGAAATCAGGCTGTTCGAGAGATTTGTAAGTACTGCAGATAATCTGACGGTAGTTCTGCAACGCTGCTAGCTCCCAAAGTTACCCGCGATGCAGGGCCACATCGTATCGCACTAGGTACCACTGATGGACCGGCCTAGCGCAGCGATCGGCTGACTCACGGGGTTCAGACGAGCTGATTACCTGAAGCTCACCGTCCTTGCAATCCCTAAGCTGCATCATTTCCTTGGCCACGTAGCCAGTTACGGTGCGTGGCAGGTCGGTTGTGACTAACCAAAAACCACCTGCTTTTTGTAACGACACATCCTGGCCGCCAGCCATTTCAGGCCGCCGGACAAACTCCGAATCTCGTGTAATACCCGGCCATTGCTTAAGCGTCCGAGAATGGCCATAGAAGTTGGCCATAGCCGTGATCTGATAGCTGTCAGCGTAGACTGGACGCTCGAGCTGATCCAATCGCGCCGCTAGCGCTGCATAGCCATGGGTCTCGGCCAATAACCGGTCACGGTCTGGTCTGACTGGTAATAACCCGGTCAGGGCATGAACGAGCAAAAGTAAGATCACAGCTAAGTTGGCCATCAGGCCAAAATAAACAAATTTAGATTTATATTTCAAGTGAGGGGTCAACAGCCCAGCGGCAGTTAAAAGGTACATGGCAGACCAGTTAGCTTCCACCTTCGATCCCAAACTAATCAAGCCGAACACGATGAGAGGTACAGCCGTTGCCGCGATCATGAGAGACTTGAGCTCGGGATAAATCGTCTCGCCAGTGTGCGCATCTTTATCCCCGTCACGGCGGCGCATAGATACGTAGACAGCTCCTAGGAGCCCCCCCCACGCAGCAATCTGACTCCCGTAATAACCCACATAGCGATTAAGAGACTTCAATACATCGTCATACGGTTTGGGCGCGGCATCGATCTTCTTCTCACTCTCGCGGAGATCACCCCAATATTTGCCCAATTCCCACTCGGCACTACCCGGTTTTGCCGCCTGCGGCACTGGCAAGTGAGTCGCAGCACCTACACCAAGGTGTTCGCTCGCAAAACCATGCCGTGCCTGAAAACGAATGGTTATCCAGTCATGTTGCGCGTTCCAATAGAGATGCGGCGCGATGACCAAGGCGGCAACGAGACCGCCAGCATAGGGCCACGGTCCACGCAGCCCCCGACGAGTGCCCCCTTGTTGACGCAACTGCGCCACCAGAGCCCACAAAAATACGGGACCAATCAGGAGCATCATATATTTGGACCAAAGACCAAGTCCGGTGACCAGACCCGCTGTTAGCCAGCGCCACTCCGCGCCGCGTAGCGCAAGTGCGGCTTCCGACACAGCTAAAACCCAGGCCAGCAGTAGTGCCGTGTCCGGCGTAGTAATAAAGCCGTAAGCCAAACCCATCAGATTGCCAAACGCGAGCAGCAAACCCGTGGCCTGTGCCCATCCAGC
The sequence above is drawn from the Deltaproteobacteria bacterium genome and encodes:
- a CDS encoding serine/threonine protein kinase, whose protein sequence is MSQANSKMPQKLGNYRIIEEVGVGGLGRVFRAIDERTGGTVAVKVLHDKYAQNRRFLGIFHRELLIMAGMHHKHVVGYLDSYFEPPNCFIVTEFVEGWSGHSFIKQAGLVPPLIALSIIIDMMKGIDHLHLHDTIHSDLSASNILIDRSGRVMVTDFGLSCQVEIEDYKNYMIGTPGYYSPEHISEAAICPQTDIYCAGLILYEMIAGRKAVPGLTDRQKILQSMRKISFDRLNITDRALNAMMVKLLKQCLQFNASKRLQTAEHMMFGCYEILKRHNIRYARHAIKKFLIDRKLVRGPFTGQEQDIYLGSILAPKP
- a CDS encoding glycosyltransferase family 39 protein, which encodes MTSQVSLSPAAKVIGGIAAFWTLAATLLPVVQDEAYYFAWAKYLDLGYFDHPPVVAWIGWPANFAARSFLIARLGTLVTSVLTLCATRRLLRIVGLSAGWAQATGLLLAFGNLMGLAYGFITTPDTALLLAWVLAVSEAALALRGAEWRWLTAGLVTGLGLWSKYMMLLIGPVFLWALVAQLRQQGGTRRGLRGPWPYAGGLVAALVIAPHLYWNAQHDWITIRFQARHGFASEHLGVGAATHLPVPQAAKPGSAEWELGKYWGDLRESEKKIDAAPKPYDDVLKSLNRYVGYYGSQIAAWGGLLGAVYVSMRRRDGDKDAHTGETIYPELKSLMIAATAVPLIVFGLISLGSKVEANWSAMYLLTAAGLLTPHLKYKSKFVYFGLMANLAVILLLLVHALTGLLPVRPDRDRLLAETHGYAALAARLDQLERPVYADSYQITAMANFYGHSRTLKQWPGITRDSEFVRRPEMAGGQDVSLQKAGGFWLVTTDLPRTVTGYVAKEMMQLRDCKDGELQVISSSEPRESADRCARPVHQWYLVRYDVALHRG